One stretch of Enterococcus mundtii DNA includes these proteins:
- a CDS encoding ArdC-like ssDNA-binding domain-containing protein → MEQSQQVNPEVQEQLKKWESLSREAQNEIIVIFSQNPVNFRIALMKYDLKDTENIFTGLGTPVGKGWEERYKELEKEVSTFKATRREWLDQYEDSGVMYIPESLWETAEELGMMENYPKVVSTSELTAPVLPEEVKGKSSLTLNEEEITGNSRLAQAQRKLIRLRNEYVTTFERLAEHQKLTNGQPMNDKRNGSSWFSQREKIENKINQLQEEIQKQENYVEKLTRQSELRKMGYNKYGGLDLTIENIPRIKEEIEKFRNGKSQFSVKTIEKYQKKLVELEQLKEKSEKGKANILPEAQAIIESGRVTQWEKNPTIYFVKGYRKVALELNEQGEFEVSKRYQPKTEEEKRIVSELLENKMAEYGVQKQEPNHYYRVEFNENDGTMRNYQGEIVTQSLLEQIKALDTHYTGKTSYHKFYFEEVKEGEVVNQLRLDVGDGLQLNAAIYQKLEELCDQTLEKNTEKVIKNEIGSHDKKVETKKPSYQKRSTEEIKQEVKSLSQQALDAVKKYTHSPEDVKELLNFMSRFPERSFRNQLLIEEQFPGATACLGRAALKKEGIYIKKGEQGNKIFVRKTVKGFYDKGRGFVRETEATPEDKKRIESGQIEVIKKPYYTIEKVFDITQTQLKPEDYPKIFPNRVFDFQLDKKGQSELQAGIQAVANTIGIQIRDMTESEVYPRELGQARGAYVHNEFTGQEEIVMNTRNTPTQHLATSIHELAHARMHKFSELDTATKELQAEMTSYIVCKHFGMDMSEKAIPYIAAWTKNGQILDDKEATERGKIMNDVSRVANEFIQTISKEINQYRERDPEIQQAEVKQDHKNPVEMVEQKNVVRVGSLWIDKKDGKVMEEDTGRTLSLKEAAFIEDPQHNQVILKGKSYGKEIQTALSSEEFALGNPFHFSQETVSEMAKRKNEIYHEQQMTQKERV, encoded by the coding sequence ATGGAACAATCTCAACAAGTAAATCCTGAAGTACAAGAACAACTAAAGAAATGGGAATCACTTTCACGTGAAGCACAAAATGAAATTATAGTGATCTTTTCTCAAAATCCTGTTAATTTCAGAATTGCTTTAATGAAATATGATTTAAAGGATACTGAAAATATTTTTACAGGATTGGGGACGCCTGTAGGGAAGGGTTGGGAAGAACGATACAAAGAGTTAGAAAAAGAAGTTAGCACCTTCAAAGCAACCCGTAGAGAATGGTTAGATCAATATGAAGATAGTGGGGTTATGTATATTCCAGAAAGTTTATGGGAGACAGCTGAAGAGTTAGGAATGATGGAAAACTACCCCAAAGTAGTTTCAACTAGCGAACTCACTGCACCAGTTTTGCCAGAAGAGGTAAAGGGAAAAAGTAGTCTCACTTTAAACGAAGAAGAAATCACTGGAAATAGTCGGCTTGCACAAGCACAAAGAAAGCTTATCCGATTAAGAAATGAGTATGTTACGACATTTGAAAGGCTGGCTGAACACCAGAAATTAACAAATGGTCAGCCAATGAATGATAAAAGAAACGGATCTAGCTGGTTTAGTCAAAGAGAAAAAATCGAAAATAAAATTAATCAATTGCAAGAAGAGATTCAAAAACAAGAAAATTATGTTGAGAAATTGACTAGACAATCTGAGCTTAGAAAAATGGGATATAACAAATACGGTGGGCTAGATCTTACAATCGAGAATATTCCACGAATCAAAGAGGAGATCGAAAAATTTAGGAATGGAAAATCTCAATTTTCAGTAAAAACAATCGAAAAGTATCAAAAAAAATTAGTTGAATTGGAACAGTTGAAAGAAAAATCAGAGAAAGGAAAAGCCAATATTTTGCCTGAAGCGCAGGCAATTATTGAAAGTGGCCGCGTTACTCAGTGGGAAAAAAATCCAACTATATATTTTGTTAAAGGGTATCGTAAAGTGGCATTAGAGTTGAATGAACAAGGCGAATTTGAAGTATCAAAAAGATACCAACCAAAGACTGAAGAAGAAAAAAGAATTGTGAGTGAGTTACTTGAAAATAAGATGGCCGAATATGGTGTTCAAAAGCAAGAACCCAATCATTATTATCGTGTAGAATTCAATGAAAATGATGGAACAATGCGGAACTATCAGGGTGAAATCGTGACACAATCACTTCTTGAACAAATCAAAGCGTTAGACACACACTATACAGGGAAAACAAGCTACCACAAATTTTATTTTGAAGAAGTAAAAGAAGGTGAAGTTGTTAATCAGTTACGACTAGACGTTGGAGACGGGTTACAATTGAATGCTGCTATTTATCAAAAGCTAGAGGAGTTATGTGACCAAACATTAGAAAAGAATACTGAAAAAGTAATAAAAAATGAAATAGGTAGCCACGATAAAAAGGTAGAGACAAAGAAACCAAGTTATCAAAAACGGTCAACAGAAGAGATTAAGCAAGAAGTCAAATCGCTTTCCCAACAGGCACTGGACGCGGTGAAAAAATATACCCATTCTCCTGAAGACGTCAAAGAACTCTTGAACTTTATGTCGCGTTTTCCAGAACGATCTTTTAGAAATCAGTTATTGATCGAGGAACAATTTCCAGGAGCAACGGCGTGTTTAGGTCGTGCCGCGTTGAAAAAAGAAGGCATTTATATCAAAAAAGGAGAACAAGGTAACAAGATCTTTGTCAGAAAAACGGTCAAAGGATTCTATGATAAAGGACGTGGCTTTGTTCGAGAAACAGAGGCTACACCAGAAGATAAAAAACGAATCGAAAGTGGCCAAATCGAAGTGATCAAAAAACCTTACTACACGATTGAAAAAGTGTTTGATATCACACAAACACAGTTGAAACCTGAAGACTATCCGAAAATCTTTCCGAACCGTGTGTTTGATTTTCAATTGGATAAAAAAGGACAATCAGAACTACAAGCTGGGATTCAAGCGGTAGCCAACACTATTGGTATACAAATTCGAGATATGACAGAGAGTGAAGTTTATCCAAGAGAATTAGGACAAGCACGTGGGGCGTATGTTCATAACGAATTTACTGGCCAAGAAGAAATTGTCATGAATACTAGAAATACACCGACGCAGCATTTAGCTACAAGTATTCACGAATTAGCGCATGCCAGAATGCACAAATTTTCAGAATTAGACACTGCGACCAAAGAACTGCAGGCAGAAATGACCTCTTATATTGTTTGCAAGCACTTTGGAATGGACATGTCTGAAAAAGCAATTCCCTATATTGCAGCATGGACGAAGAATGGTCAGATTTTGGATGATAAAGAAGCAACGGAACGCGGGAAAATCATGAATGATGTCAGCCGTGTCGCGAATGAATTCATTCAAACCATTTCTAAGGAGATCAATCAGTACAGAGAAAGAGATCCTGAGATCCAACAAGCAGAAGTGAAGCAAGATCATAAAAATCCTGTAGAAATGGTAGAACAAAAGAATGTTGTTCGTGTCGGTTCCCTTTGGATCGACAAGAAAGACGGCAAAGTTATGGAAGAAGATACCGGACGAACGCTATCCTTGAAAGAAGCTGCGTTTATTGAAGATCCGCAGCATAATCAAGTGATTTTGAAAGGAAAAAGTTATGGAAAAGAGATCCAGACTGCATTATCTTCAGAGGAATTTGCGCTAGGTAATCCATTTCATTTTTCGCAAGAAACAGTGTCAGAAATGGCGAAACGAAAAAATGAAATCTATCATGAGCAGCAAATGACACAAAAAGAACGAGTATAA
- a CDS encoding toprim domain-containing protein: MTEKKMSIVERCKQIDIVDFARNNGMAVVNKGRDYRLEDHDSFVFDRRKQRFHWNSQNIHGDIIELTKLFFIDKEIQDPKEQFKAATNFILKSENKVERVDNLHFETEQYKDHPNDYQPLTEKGRSYLKEERKLPGWLIDYAENEGLLAELKPRNERQNFLVRDDRLDYAVAFLWKDPQTKETVGASYQGTKIDFDRFGERGTYKHIDKNSTANHGFNLKIGDPKHLKFFESSIDMLSYAALNREKLQDTWLVSMEGLKHNVISHYFGEAVSELSQKQEFPKSIEVCVDNDRAGHIFYEKEQMMGAVNPFTNERVRCERGIANDWQVPKDYREIYEEVAREEKVAAEAIMAIHKTENNLEPTNQLVSAHNVKSAFGKKLTVNEQVETIDLKKACTTVAKELKACERSDGTYDFDRFYSKKADMKDVNASILFSYKAEEYYKGYKKHEHEFVSEVKKDWNDQLKHEIQQQEIRKQKRAMLFQQSRQQERE; encoded by the coding sequence ATGACAGAGAAGAAAATGAGTATTGTAGAACGATGTAAACAAATCGATATCGTAGATTTTGCACGAAATAATGGAATGGCTGTGGTTAATAAAGGACGAGATTATCGGTTAGAAGATCATGATTCTTTTGTTTTTGATCGACGAAAACAACGGTTTCACTGGAATAGTCAAAATATTCATGGAGATATTATTGAATTAACCAAATTATTCTTTATTGATAAGGAAATTCAAGATCCAAAAGAACAATTTAAAGCAGCAACGAACTTCATTTTAAAGAGTGAAAATAAAGTAGAACGAGTCGATAATCTCCATTTTGAAACAGAACAATATAAAGATCACCCTAATGATTACCAACCACTTACAGAAAAAGGTAGAAGTTATCTAAAGGAAGAACGTAAATTACCAGGTTGGTTAATTGATTATGCGGAAAACGAAGGGTTGCTGGCCGAATTAAAGCCAAGAAATGAACGGCAAAATTTCTTGGTTCGAGACGATCGCTTAGATTATGCCGTTGCTTTTTTATGGAAAGACCCCCAGACAAAAGAAACGGTTGGAGCAAGTTATCAAGGAACAAAGATAGACTTTGATCGATTTGGTGAAAGAGGAACGTATAAACATATTGATAAGAACTCAACAGCGAATCATGGATTCAATTTAAAAATTGGTGATCCGAAGCACTTAAAATTCTTTGAAAGCAGCATTGATATGCTCAGTTATGCAGCGTTAAATCGTGAGAAGTTGCAAGATACCTGGCTAGTTTCTATGGAAGGCTTAAAGCACAACGTAATAAGTCATTATTTTGGAGAAGCTGTTTCTGAACTGAGTCAGAAACAAGAGTTTCCAAAATCAATTGAAGTTTGTGTAGATAATGATCGAGCAGGGCATATTTTTTATGAAAAAGAACAAATGATGGGGGCAGTTAATCCGTTTACGAATGAAAGGGTTCGGTGTGAACGAGGCATTGCCAATGATTGGCAAGTACCTAAAGACTATCGAGAAATTTATGAAGAAGTTGCTAGAGAAGAGAAAGTGGCAGCTGAAGCGATTATGGCAATCCACAAGACGGAAAATAATTTAGAGCCAACCAATCAATTAGTATCCGCACATAATGTTAAATCAGCATTTGGAAAGAAATTGACAGTCAACGAACAGGTAGAAACGATTGATTTAAAGAAAGCCTGTACTACAGTTGCCAAAGAATTAAAAGCTTGTGAGCGATCTGATGGTACGTATGATTTTGATCGTTTTTATAGTAAGAAAGCAGATATGAAAGATGTGAATGCGAGTATTCTTTTTTCTTATAAGGCGGAAGAGTACTATAAGGGCTATAAAAAACATGAACATGAATTTGTATCTGAAGTAAAAAAAGACTGGAATGATCAATTGAAACATGAGATCCAGCAACAAGAAATCAGAAAACAAAAACGTGCCATGTTGTTTCAACAAAGCAGACAACAAGAAAGGGAGTGA
- a CDS encoding type IA DNA topoisomerase encodes MKTVILAEKPSQAKAYAESFSKATRKDGYFEIQDQLFSGEIVITYGFGHLVELDSPDMYDEKWKQWSLEHLPIFPTHYRYHVPKDKKKQFNVVKQQLQSADTVVIGTDSDREGELIAWSIIQQAGADQGKTYKRLWINSLEKEAIYQGFQQLRDAGETYPKFEEAQARQIADWLIGMNGSPLYSLLLQQKGIPGSFSLGRVQTPTLYMIYQLQEKIRNFKKEPYFEGKAQVTAQNGTFDAKLDPNETQVTQETFEAYLKEKGVQVGKQPGTILQVETEKKSAASPRLFSLSSLQSKMNQLMKASAKDTLEAMQGLYEGKYLSYPRTDTPYITEGEYAYLLDHLDDYKKFLKAEAIPTPTHTPNSRYVNNKKVQEHYAIIPTKTVMSAAAFEQLSPLQQAIYEQVLKTTVAMFAEKYTYEETTILTQVQQLQLKAVGKVPVDLGWKKLFGKESDRKEKEEEALLPKVTKGETVTVDLQVQEKETKPPQPFTEGTLITAMKTAGKTVDSEEAQSILKEVEGIGTEATRANIIETLKQKEYIKVEKNKLVVTNKGILLCQAVEKEPLLTSAEMTAKWESYLTKIGEQKGTQETFLANIQKFVSHLLEVVPGQIQATDFGATLQEVKAATEKQEAARHLGSCPKCQEKEVILYQKVAACTSEACDFKLWVTIAKKKLTATQLKEIIQNGRTSQPVRGLKGQKGSFEATIVLKEDFTTDFEFSEKKKSNYKKRTRRTTK; translated from the coding sequence ATGAAAACCGTCATTTTAGCAGAAAAACCGTCACAAGCGAAGGCTTACGCAGAAAGCTTTTCTAAAGCCACTCGAAAAGACGGTTATTTTGAAATTCAAGATCAATTATTTTCAGGAGAAATTGTAATCACTTATGGCTTTGGTCATTTAGTCGAGTTAGATTCTCCTGATATGTATGATGAGAAATGGAAACAATGGTCACTAGAACATTTGCCTATTTTCCCTACACATTATCGCTATCATGTTCCTAAAGATAAGAAAAAGCAATTTAACGTAGTGAAGCAGCAACTTCAATCGGCCGATACCGTTGTTATTGGGACAGATAGCGATCGTGAAGGTGAATTGATTGCTTGGTCGATCATTCAACAAGCAGGTGCAGACCAGGGAAAAACCTATAAAAGACTTTGGATCAATTCATTAGAAAAAGAAGCGATTTATCAGGGATTCCAGCAGTTACGAGACGCTGGAGAGACCTATCCAAAATTTGAGGAAGCTCAAGCACGTCAGATCGCCGATTGGTTGATCGGTATGAACGGTAGTCCACTATATAGTTTACTCTTACAGCAAAAAGGCATACCAGGGAGTTTCTCCTTAGGCAGAGTTCAGACTCCAACGCTTTATATGATTTATCAGTTGCAGGAAAAGATTAGAAACTTCAAGAAAGAACCCTATTTTGAAGGGAAAGCCCAAGTAACCGCTCAAAATGGCACATTTGATGCGAAGCTTGATCCCAACGAAACCCAAGTGACGCAAGAAACATTTGAAGCGTATTTAAAAGAAAAAGGTGTTCAAGTAGGAAAACAGCCAGGCACGATCCTTCAAGTCGAAACAGAGAAAAAAAGTGCAGCTAGCCCACGTCTTTTTTCTTTATCGAGCCTTCAGTCTAAAATGAATCAACTCATGAAAGCTAGTGCCAAAGATACATTGGAAGCCATGCAAGGGTTATATGAAGGAAAGTATCTAAGCTATCCGCGAACGGATACCCCTTATATTACAGAAGGGGAATATGCGTATTTGTTGGATCATTTAGACGATTACAAGAAATTTTTAAAGGCTGAAGCAATTCCGACTCCTACTCATACACCGAATAGTCGGTATGTGAATAATAAGAAAGTCCAGGAACATTACGCGATCATTCCTACAAAAACAGTCATGTCAGCAGCGGCTTTTGAACAACTAAGTCCGCTGCAGCAGGCCATTTATGAACAAGTTTTAAAAACAACGGTGGCCATGTTTGCGGAAAAATATACCTATGAAGAAACAACGATCTTGACGCAAGTCCAGCAGCTTCAGCTAAAGGCAGTCGGAAAAGTACCAGTAGATCTAGGTTGGAAAAAGCTGTTTGGCAAAGAGAGTGACAGAAAAGAGAAAGAAGAAGAAGCGCTACTTCCTAAAGTGACAAAAGGAGAAACGGTCACGGTGGATCTACAAGTCCAGGAAAAAGAAACAAAACCACCACAACCTTTTACGGAAGGTACGTTGATCACTGCGATGAAAACAGCTGGGAAAACTGTGGATAGTGAAGAAGCACAATCCATATTGAAAGAAGTCGAAGGAATCGGTACAGAAGCGACACGTGCGAATATTATTGAAACTTTGAAACAAAAGGAATACATCAAGGTAGAGAAAAATAAGCTTGTGGTGACGAATAAAGGGATTTTACTTTGCCAAGCCGTGGAAAAAGAGCCGCTGCTAACAAGTGCCGAAATGACCGCCAAATGGGAAAGCTATCTTACAAAGATTGGTGAGCAAAAAGGGACACAAGAAACTTTCTTAGCTAATATCCAAAAATTTGTCTCTCACTTGTTGGAAGTCGTCCCAGGACAAATCCAAGCCACTGATTTTGGAGCAACGTTACAAGAGGTGAAAGCAGCCACTGAAAAGCAAGAAGCGGCGCGTCATTTAGGATCTTGTCCAAAGTGCCAGGAAAAAGAGGTCATACTTTATCAGAAGGTGGCGGCTTGCACGTCTGAAGCCTGTGATTTTAAATTGTGGGTAACGATTGCCAAAAAGAAACTCACAGCGACACAACTGAAAGAGATCATTCAGAACGGCCGAACAAGCCAACCAGTCAGAGGACTAAAAGGTCAGAAAGGTTCGTTTGAAGCAACGATCGTTTTAAAAGAAGACTTCACAACAGACTTTGAGTTTTCTGAAAAGAAAAAATCGAACTATAAGAAAAGAACACGCCGCACTACAAAATAA